Proteins encoded in a region of the Mariprofundus ferrinatatus genome:
- a CDS encoding M14 family metallopeptidase, which yields MQHDLQHDKAMSVCFPADYKRAREAFVAAARAAGATLNSYRHPLQGPNGEALATDVAWLGPEDAEAVLVLLSATHGVEGFCGSAAQVDFLSRVPELPDGVAILVVHAVNPHGFAWLRRVTEEGVDLNRNYIDFSHLLPINEGYDELADAVVPATLDAETLQLCDARLAGYLSSHGSESYERALTGGQYDYPHGLFYGGLEPTWSRKTCENIIAAYALSGRKRVALIDFHTGIGPFGYGEPICDHPPGSTGVRLARQWYGDSVTEPALGTSVSVAKHGLSDYGWMHLVGRPLVFIALEFGTYPFDNMMQVLRADHWLHAQGNVEWHAEQTQRIKSAIRNHFYPATPGWQEMVLKRSRQCIRQAIEGLSNTHG from the coding sequence GTGCAACATGATCTACAACATGACAAGGCCATGAGCGTCTGTTTCCCGGCCGATTATAAGCGGGCTCGCGAGGCCTTTGTCGCTGCGGCCCGGGCTGCCGGTGCGACGCTGAATAGTTATCGCCATCCGTTGCAGGGTCCTAACGGGGAAGCGCTGGCCACAGATGTCGCATGGCTTGGCCCTGAAGATGCCGAAGCGGTACTTGTTCTGCTCTCCGCCACGCACGGGGTCGAGGGGTTCTGTGGTTCCGCTGCACAGGTTGATTTTCTTTCCAGGGTTCCGGAACTTCCCGATGGGGTTGCGATACTCGTTGTTCATGCAGTAAATCCGCACGGGTTTGCATGGCTCAGGCGGGTAACTGAAGAGGGTGTAGATCTCAACCGAAACTACATCGATTTTTCGCACCTTCTGCCGATCAATGAAGGCTACGATGAACTGGCGGATGCAGTGGTTCCTGCCACCCTCGATGCCGAAACCTTGCAGTTATGCGACGCAAGGCTTGCCGGTTATCTGTCCTCTCACGGCAGCGAATCTTACGAAAGGGCACTCACAGGCGGCCAATATGACTATCCGCACGGTCTGTTTTATGGTGGTCTCGAACCCACATGGTCACGCAAGACATGTGAAAATATTATTGCGGCCTATGCGCTGTCCGGCCGCAAGCGTGTAGCACTGATCGATTTCCACACCGGTATCGGCCCGTTCGGGTATGGTGAACCTATCTGCGATCACCCTCCCGGTTCCACGGGGGTTCGTCTGGCACGTCAATGGTATGGTGATTCGGTGACGGAACCGGCGCTCGGCACCTCGGTATCTGTGGCCAAGCACGGGCTATCCGACTACGGCTGGATGCATTTGGTGGGAAGACCCTTGGTGTTTATTGCACTGGAGTTCGGCACATATCCGTTCGACAACATGATGCAGGTGTTGCGCGCGGACCACTGGCTTCATGCGCAGGGCAATGTGGAGTGGCATGCTGAACAGACTCAGCGGATCAAGTCGGCGATCCGCAACCATTTCTACCCGGCCACGCCTGGCTGGCAGGAGATGGTGCTGAAGCGCTCCCGGCAGTGTATCCGGCAGGCAATTGAGGGGCTGAGCAACACTCACGGATAG
- a CDS encoding RMD1 family protein codes for MQQRCNAYVLAKHFHFEPLCEQLSGSHRACTYRNAIHLDENSGDVFMFDYGVVVFWGMDHDSEQRLLSQLTPFLNGTLQVPISDFFTYEIDPEATARIRSDHITLNDDDVMVKLAISHGIAQSLKLSELEAYAEKTIEDTSYIPRNMAESGSSRMGRKEIARMRGQLFLVESDILLHHALLDTPEFFWEYPELEEHYRRMASYLDTTPRVEVLSKKLQIIHEMFDMLADEQKHKHSSMLEWIIIWLIAIEIFIFLGHDLLKVF; via the coding sequence ATGCAGCAAAGATGTAATGCCTACGTGCTTGCGAAACATTTCCATTTCGAACCGCTTTGTGAGCAGTTATCAGGGTCGCACCGAGCCTGCACCTATCGCAATGCCATTCACCTCGATGAGAACAGTGGCGATGTCTTCATGTTTGATTACGGAGTGGTCGTTTTCTGGGGCATGGATCACGACAGTGAACAGCGCCTACTCAGCCAGCTCACCCCTTTCCTGAACGGAACACTGCAGGTGCCTATTTCCGACTTTTTCACCTACGAAATCGATCCCGAGGCAACTGCACGAATCCGCTCCGACCACATCACCCTCAATGATGACGATGTGATGGTAAAGCTCGCCATTTCGCATGGCATTGCACAGTCACTGAAACTCTCCGAGCTTGAAGCGTATGCGGAAAAAACCATTGAGGATACCTCTTACATCCCGCGCAATATGGCAGAGTCGGGATCCAGCAGAATGGGCAGAAAAGAGATCGCCCGCATGCGCGGCCAGCTTTTTCTGGTTGAAAGCGATATCCTGCTTCACCATGCCCTGCTCGACACACCGGAATTTTTCTGGGAGTACCCTGAACTGGAAGAGCACTACAGACGCATGGCCAGCTATCTGGACACCACCCCCCGTGTCGAGGTGCTGAGCAAAAAACTGCAGATCATTCATGAGATGTTCGACATGCTTGCCGACGAACAGAAACATAAACATTCATCCATGCTTGAGTGGATCATCATCTGGCTGATTGCCATCGAGATATTCATCTTCCTTGGCCACGACCTGCTGAAGGTTTTCTAA
- the ilvA gene encoding threonine ammonia-lyase, biosynthetic: MSDLYLEAIEQARVYDVAIETPLELAPKLSSRLHNEVLFKREDMQPVFSFKIRGAYNKIANLSSEERECGVICASAGNHAQGVALSSHRLGIKATIVMPRTTPDIKVKAVARMGAEVVLFGDSYSDASDHAYRLCKESGKVFIHPYDDPLVIAGQGTIAEEMMRQYPGDLDAVFIPIGGGGLAAGMAVYLKTHSPNTKIIGVEPFDSAAMYDSIKAGERVTLKQVGIFADGVAVKQVGEITFDLVRQYVDEIILVDTDEICAAIKDIYEENRSIVEPAGALGVAALKKYVRNTGARGQLLTAINSGANMNFDRMRHVAERTEMGEGREALFAVTIPETPGSFLNFCRIIGDRNITEFNYRLSSREEAHVFAGISVANNEEVDKLEKAMIDAGLPTLNLQDNELAKLHIRHLVGGRSPLVKNEVLYRFEFPERPGALLEFLTRAAGRWNISLFHYRNHAAAYGRVLAGIEVPPAERSAFEAYLEELGYPCVNESDNPAYKLFL, encoded by the coding sequence ATGAGCGATTTATACCTTGAGGCCATCGAACAAGCACGCGTCTATGACGTAGCGATAGAGACACCGCTGGAGCTGGCGCCGAAACTTTCTTCCCGACTTCATAACGAGGTCCTGTTCAAACGTGAAGACATGCAGCCGGTATTCTCCTTCAAGATTCGCGGCGCTTACAACAAGATTGCCAACCTGAGCAGTGAGGAGCGTGAATGCGGTGTTATCTGCGCTTCTGCTGGCAACCATGCCCAGGGCGTGGCCCTTTCCAGCCACAGGCTCGGCATTAAAGCGACCATTGTTATGCCGCGCACCACGCCGGATATCAAGGTGAAAGCGGTCGCCCGCATGGGTGCGGAGGTGGTACTCTTCGGTGACAGCTATTCCGATGCCAGTGATCACGCCTACAGGCTCTGCAAAGAGAGCGGCAAAGTGTTCATTCACCCTTACGATGATCCCCTGGTGATTGCAGGACAAGGCACGATTGCCGAAGAGATGATGCGCCAGTACCCGGGCGATCTCGATGCTGTATTTATTCCGATTGGTGGCGGCGGCCTGGCTGCCGGCATGGCCGTGTATCTCAAAACCCACTCCCCGAACACGAAAATCATCGGTGTGGAACCTTTCGATTCAGCGGCCATGTACGACTCGATCAAGGCTGGCGAACGCGTGACACTGAAACAGGTCGGCATCTTTGCCGATGGCGTGGCTGTGAAACAGGTCGGTGAAATCACCTTCGATCTGGTCCGGCAATATGTCGATGAGATCATACTCGTCGATACCGACGAGATCTGTGCAGCAATCAAGGATATCTACGAGGAGAACCGCTCCATCGTCGAGCCTGCCGGAGCACTCGGCGTGGCAGCGCTGAAAAAGTATGTACGCAACACCGGTGCGCGCGGCCAGCTGCTGACCGCGATCAACAGTGGTGCCAACATGAATTTCGACCGTATGCGCCATGTTGCAGAGCGCACCGAAATGGGTGAAGGACGTGAGGCGCTGTTTGCCGTCACCATCCCTGAAACGCCGGGTTCATTCCTGAATTTCTGCCGAATTATCGGCGACCGCAACATTACCGAATTCAACTATCGCCTCTCCAGTCGGGAGGAGGCGCATGTCTTTGCAGGTATCAGTGTAGCCAACAATGAAGAAGTGGATAAGCTTGAGAAGGCGATGATCGATGCCGGCCTGCCAACCCTGAATTTGCAGGATAATGAGCTGGCCAAATTGCATATCCGCCACCTGGTCGGTGGCCGCAGCCCGCTGGTTAAGAACGAGGTATTGTATCGCTTCGAGTTTCCTGAACGTCCGGGAGCCTTGCTGGAGTTTCTTACCCGTGCCGCAGGGCGCTGGAATATATCGCTCTTCCACTATCGCAACCATGCCGCGGCTTATGGCCGGGTGCTTGCAGGTATCGAGGTGCCGCCTGCAGAGCGTAGTGCATTCGAGGCATACCTCGAAGAGCTGGGTTACCCCTGCGTCAACGAGAGCGACAACCCCGCGTACAAGCTTTTCCTCTAA
- a CDS encoding calcium/sodium antiporter, which translates to MTLPILAILSGFALLVWSADRFVEGAAATARLFGMPSLLIGMVIVGFGTSAPEMVVSAMAALDGNPSLALGNALGSNIVNIGLILGVTALIAPIAVHSNIVRKELPLLLAIGALLGLLLWDNSLTGIEAMLLLGGFLSLLGWSVFSALRGRGDTLESEMEMELEVHAMPLGKALFWLLAGLILLIVSSRVLVWGAVAIAEAMGISDLIIGLTIVALGTSLPELAASVIAARKGEHDIAIGNIVGSNMFNTLAVVGIAGAIAPMSAITPEVLLRDWSTMMALTVALMFMAYGFRNGAGRINRLEGTLLLLAFIAYNSYLVLSETGMLS; encoded by the coding sequence TTGACACTCCCCATATTGGCTATTCTCTCCGGCTTTGCCCTGCTGGTGTGGAGCGCTGACCGTTTTGTCGAGGGTGCTGCTGCCACAGCACGCCTTTTCGGCATGCCATCGCTGCTGATCGGCATGGTGATCGTCGGCTTCGGTACTTCGGCGCCTGAAATGGTGGTATCGGCGATGGCTGCACTTGACGGCAACCCAAGCCTGGCTCTGGGCAACGCCCTGGGGTCAAATATCGTTAACATTGGCCTTATTCTTGGCGTTACCGCCCTGATCGCGCCGATTGCCGTACACTCGAACATCGTACGCAAGGAACTGCCCCTGCTGCTTGCCATCGGAGCTCTGCTCGGACTGCTGCTGTGGGACAACAGCCTGACAGGTATCGAGGCCATGTTGCTGCTGGGCGGTTTTCTGTCCCTGCTCGGCTGGAGTGTTTTTTCAGCACTGCGGGGGCGCGGTGATACGCTGGAGAGCGAAATGGAGATGGAGCTGGAAGTGCACGCCATGCCGCTTGGCAAGGCGCTGTTCTGGCTGCTGGCCGGGCTTATTCTGCTGATTGTCAGTTCACGGGTTCTGGTATGGGGAGCCGTCGCCATTGCAGAAGCAATGGGTATCAGCGACCTGATTATCGGCCTGACGATCGTGGCACTGGGTACCTCGCTACCTGAGCTTGCCGCTTCCGTGATTGCCGCCCGCAAGGGAGAGCACGATATCGCCATCGGCAATATCGTAGGCTCGAATATGTTCAATACTCTGGCCGTGGTAGGCATCGCCGGCGCCATCGCTCCGATGTCGGCTATTACGCCAGAGGTGTTGTTACGCGACTGGAGCACGATGATGGCACTTACCGTGGCGCTGATGTTTATGGCATACGGATTCAGAAATGGTGCGGGGCGGATCAATCGACTTGAGGGTACCCTGCTTCTGCTGGCTTTCATCGCATACAACAGCTATCTGGTACTGAGTGAAACCGGCATGCTATCCTGA
- a CDS encoding THUMP domain-containing class I SAM-dependent RNA methyltransferase, whose translation MEKLHCFAVTLPGLENIAARELESLSVDEISAEEGGVSFQSTMDGVMRVNLRMRVATRILIRLAEFRAHSFPELFNKAARIHWERYIGPATALEMHASSHGSKLLHTGRVEKAVSDAIAQRCAGTAEGGPIGQAQRILVRMDDDICTISIDSSGERLDRRGYRMHSGRAPLRETIAAAMLQWMNWQHDESLVLPMCGSGTFAIEAAWSALHRAAGLDHEFPFRQWPSFKKKRWQRIYAKAEAMRRDVALNICASDLDPEIIHQAERNAEAAGVAGQIRFSVEDFTKTAAPEGAPGVLLCNPPYGDRIKGDVRGLYRQLGEMLRERFGGWRIAVIVPDQGCENALAMPVRDRLKIKHGGKWVYILRL comes from the coding sequence ATGGAAAAGCTCCACTGTTTCGCTGTCACGTTGCCCGGCCTTGAAAATATCGCGGCCAGAGAACTGGAATCACTCTCGGTCGATGAAATCTCTGCAGAGGAGGGGGGCGTCTCCTTCCAGTCAACCATGGACGGGGTGATGCGGGTTAATCTTCGAATGCGCGTTGCTACGCGCATATTGATTCGCCTGGCCGAGTTCAGGGCGCACTCGTTCCCGGAACTTTTCAACAAGGCCGCCAGGATTCACTGGGAGCGCTATATCGGACCCGCTACTGCGCTTGAAATGCATGCTAGCAGCCACGGATCGAAACTGCTGCACACCGGACGGGTGGAGAAGGCGGTATCAGATGCCATTGCACAGCGGTGTGCCGGCACCGCTGAAGGCGGACCGATCGGTCAAGCGCAACGGATTCTTGTGCGAATGGATGACGATATCTGCACGATCAGCATCGACAGCTCGGGTGAACGGCTGGATCGACGCGGTTACCGGATGCACTCAGGCCGTGCACCGCTGCGAGAGACCATCGCGGCAGCAATGCTGCAGTGGATGAACTGGCAGCATGATGAGTCTCTGGTCTTACCCATGTGCGGCTCAGGCACCTTTGCGATTGAAGCCGCCTGGAGTGCACTGCATCGCGCAGCGGGGCTGGATCACGAGTTTCCGTTCAGGCAGTGGCCGAGTTTCAAGAAGAAGCGGTGGCAGCGTATCTATGCGAAAGCAGAGGCTATGCGTCGTGATGTGGCTCTGAATATCTGCGCCAGTGATCTGGATCCGGAGATCATTCATCAGGCTGAACGCAATGCAGAAGCCGCAGGCGTTGCCGGACAGATCCGTTTTTCTGTTGAAGATTTCACGAAAACTGCTGCCCCCGAAGGGGCACCCGGCGTACTACTCTGCAATCCACCCTACGGGGATCGTATCAAGGGTGATGTGCGTGGTCTCTATCGCCAGCTTGGCGAAATGTTACGGGAGCGTTTTGGCGGTTGGCGTATCGCTGTGATTGTGCCCGATCAGGGTTGCGAGAATGCGCTGGCGATGCCGGTCAGGGATCGCCTGAAAATCAAACACGGCGGCAAGTGGGTTTATATCCTACGGCTGTAA
- a CDS encoding RimK family protein, whose product MPVRHTVIVDRLKDWKWEIEGLEVTLANDYLTRQAGAQKRPIRIINLCRHYTYLSGGYYCSLLAEARNDIPMPTVADIVDLSRQSLYAFSIPDLERMLANTLNRLASPPEESFDLYIFFGSSDDHRFRRLAAEVFDIFRYPLLRLRIEYGKTWKIRSIRPIGLHQVTTALSDFFESALRSYTRMPRKRNEGRKPALYDLAILYDPNEKLPPSNKAALERFIRAGQKMRVDVELIQKKDYNRLSEFDALLLRETTSIDNHTFRFARKAEAEGMPVIDDPKSIIRCTNKVYMWERLSAQKLPTPKTIPLNRHRFDDRAMEHLETELGYPMVLKIPDGSFSRGMFKVDTRARLAEAARELFSRSRIILAQEFMYTAYDWRIGILAGKPLFACQYKQARGHWQIVNHKADGSTVPGGFATMPVEDAPKDVVDTALAAAALIGNGLYGVDLKQNDDGIFVIEINDNPNIDYGVEDKILKKGLYETIMAEFIQRIESMRNE is encoded by the coding sequence ATGCCGGTACGTCATACCGTCATTGTGGATCGTCTGAAAGACTGGAAATGGGAGATTGAAGGACTGGAGGTAACACTGGCCAACGACTACCTGACCAGGCAGGCGGGTGCCCAGAAACGGCCGATCCGAATTATCAACCTGTGCAGACACTACACCTACCTCAGTGGCGGCTACTACTGTTCTCTGCTGGCAGAAGCCCGTAATGACATTCCCATGCCGACAGTTGCGGATATCGTCGATCTCTCCCGCCAGAGCCTCTACGCCTTCTCCATACCCGACCTGGAGCGGATGCTTGCGAATACGCTCAATCGTCTTGCCTCGCCGCCTGAAGAGTCATTCGATCTCTATATCTTTTTTGGCAGCAGCGATGATCACCGCTTCCGCCGCCTCGCAGCTGAGGTCTTTGATATCTTCCGCTACCCTCTTCTGCGACTGCGCATCGAATATGGGAAAACCTGGAAAATCAGATCGATTCGACCGATTGGACTGCATCAGGTGACCACTGCCCTCTCCGACTTCTTCGAATCGGCGCTGCGCAGCTATACGCGCATGCCACGTAAGCGCAATGAGGGACGCAAACCGGCGCTTTATGACCTGGCTATTCTTTATGATCCGAACGAGAAACTTCCGCCATCCAATAAGGCGGCGCTTGAGCGGTTTATTCGTGCAGGACAGAAGATGCGCGTCGATGTCGAGCTGATCCAGAAGAAGGATTACAACAGGCTCTCCGAGTTCGATGCCCTGCTACTGCGTGAAACAACATCAATTGACAACCATACTTTCCGTTTTGCCCGCAAAGCGGAAGCGGAAGGTATGCCGGTAATCGATGATCCGAAATCGATCATTCGTTGCACCAACAAGGTCTATATGTGGGAACGGTTGAGTGCACAGAAGCTGCCGACACCCAAAACCATACCCCTGAACCGCCATCGTTTCGATGACAGAGCCATGGAACATCTCGAAACGGAACTGGGTTATCCGATGGTGCTGAAAATTCCCGACGGCTCCTTTTCACGCGGTATGTTCAAGGTCGACACTCGGGCCAGGCTCGCTGAGGCAGCCCGGGAACTCTTCTCTCGTTCGCGCATCATTCTGGCGCAGGAGTTCATGTACACCGCATACGACTGGCGTATCGGCATCCTCGCCGGCAAGCCGCTCTTTGCATGCCAGTACAAACAGGCGCGTGGTCACTGGCAGATCGTCAACCACAAGGCAGATGGCTCAACCGTTCCGGGCGGCTTTGCCACCATGCCTGTCGAAGATGCGCCGAAAGATGTGGTCGATACCGCACTCGCCGCCGCTGCCCTGATCGGCAATGGCCTGTACGGTGTGGACCTGAAGCAGAATGATGACGGCATCTTTGTAATCGAGATCAACGACAATCCGAATATCGACTATGGTGTTGAGGATAAGATTCTGAAAAAAGGGCTTTATGAGACGATTATGGCCGAATTTATTCAGCGCATCGAATCGATGCGTAATGAATAA
- a CDS encoding GNAT family N-acetyltransferase/peptidase C39 family protein, with product MIRPARLDDVPALVSLENSCFEIDRLSERSFRHLLTRGHASFFVFEEDMRLLGYSLVLFHQNTSMARLYSLAVLPECRGKGIAAALINASEADALKHGVVSMRLEVHVNNSGAISLYHKLGYKEFAVFPDYYEDHAAALRMEKPLAPHLAPKKSRVPFYGQTLEFTCGPACLMMAMKSLKPKLELSRELELRLWREATSIYMTSGHGGCSPFGLALSAYHRGLQVKLYVPCDAEMFIDSVRNEEKREVIRIVQNDFLKEIRRLKIPLTERHLSLDMLEKKFKKGAIPVLLISAYRLTGDKSPHWVVVSGFDKNFVYIHEPYVDVKEGKSETTCFGIPVTRKEFERMRFYGSKRQYATLLIYKKGDK from the coding sequence ATGATTCGGCCCGCCCGGTTAGACGATGTTCCGGCCCTGGTAAGCCTGGAAAACAGCTGCTTTGAGATTGACCGTCTCTCCGAACGCAGCTTCCGCCACTTACTCACACGTGGCCATGCCTCTTTTTTCGTTTTTGAAGAAGATATGCGGCTACTGGGTTACTCGCTTGTGCTGTTTCATCAGAACACCTCGATGGCCCGCCTCTACTCACTGGCAGTGCTTCCAGAGTGCCGGGGCAAAGGTATAGCCGCAGCTCTGATCAATGCATCCGAGGCTGATGCATTGAAGCACGGTGTGGTTTCGATGCGGCTTGAGGTACATGTCAACAACTCCGGAGCCATTTCCCTCTACCATAAGCTGGGCTACAAAGAGTTCGCTGTATTCCCTGACTATTACGAGGATCATGCCGCCGCCCTGCGCATGGAGAAGCCTCTGGCCCCGCATTTGGCTCCGAAAAAGAGTCGGGTGCCCTTTTACGGCCAGACCCTAGAGTTCACCTGTGGTCCGGCCTGCCTGATGATGGCGATGAAATCACTAAAGCCAAAACTGGAACTGAGCCGCGAGCTGGAACTGCGCCTTTGGCGTGAGGCTACCAGCATCTATATGACAAGCGGCCACGGTGGCTGCAGCCCCTTCGGACTAGCGCTTTCCGCGTATCACAGAGGGCTGCAAGTCAAGCTCTATGTTCCTTGCGATGCCGAGATGTTCATCGACTCTGTGCGCAACGAAGAGAAGCGCGAAGTCATCCGAATCGTACAGAACGATTTCCTTAAGGAAATCCGCCGGCTGAAAATTCCACTGACCGAGCGGCACCTGTCTCTCGACATGCTTGAGAAGAAATTTAAAAAGGGTGCCATCCCTGTGTTGTTGATCAGTGCCTACCGGTTAACCGGAGACAAGTCACCGCACTGGGTTGTTGTCAGTGGTTTCGATAAAAACTTCGTCTATATCCACGAGCCCTACGTCGACGTTAAAGAGGGCAAGAGCGAAACAACATGTTTTGGTATTCCCGTCACCCGCAAAGAGTTTGAACGCATGCGTTTCTACGGCAGCAAACGTCAGTACGCCACACTGCTAATATATAAAAAAGGGGACAAATAA